The following are from one region of the Mycolicibacterium diernhoferi genome:
- a CDS encoding DUF402 domain-containing protein, with the protein MHPPKRETFDLHARTNTDPKGIVRDVEEFTVRPWGLYMARPTPGRAQFHYLETWLLPALNLRVTVFHFNPGHERDQDFYLDVGRYTADDGVWRSEDHYLDLVLRTGRDVTLTDVDELFAAVTEGLLDPATAERAVATAVATVDGLARHDYDLDRWLTVHDVTLTWRA; encoded by the coding sequence GTGCACCCACCCAAACGTGAGACCTTCGACCTGCACGCCCGCACCAACACCGATCCGAAGGGCATCGTGCGCGATGTGGAGGAGTTCACCGTGCGGCCATGGGGCCTCTACATGGCCCGCCCGACCCCGGGCCGTGCGCAGTTCCACTACCTGGAGACCTGGCTGCTGCCCGCGCTGAACCTGCGGGTGACGGTGTTCCATTTCAACCCCGGGCACGAACGTGACCAGGACTTCTACCTCGATGTCGGGCGGTATACCGCCGACGACGGGGTCTGGCGCTCCGAGGACCACTATCTGGACCTGGTGTTGCGCACCGGCCGCGACGTCACGCTGACCGACGTCGACGAACTGTTCGCCGCCGTCACCGAAGGACTGCTGGACCCGGCAACCGCCGAACGAGCCGTCGCGACGGCCGTGGCCACGGTGGACGGTCTGGCCCGCCACGACTATGACCTCGATCGCTGGCTGACGGTGCATGACGTGACACTGACCTGGCGGGCGTAA